The following coding sequences lie in one Thermodesulfobacteriota bacterium genomic window:
- the tilS gene encoding tRNA lysidine(34) synthetase TilS — MFETKDSVLVGVSGGPDSVALLHLLLKIASGLSLTLGIAHLNHGIRGIDSDRDAEFVKSLAGKLELPFYIKKKDVLSYKKNHKLSLEEAARRVRYDFLYQIAGENKYHKIALGHHANDNAELVLMYLFRGSGPSGISGIPPVRDDLRQYGKIVRPLLGLTRYEIMDYLTAKKLEYVTDISNEDTKFLRNKVRGELIPLLKESYNPRIIETVNRLSSIVRSDEEWIEEMIAPLYEDIILYSKEKEIALSIPKMVRIHKAAQRRIIRRAVESIKGDLRRITFFHIASVIKLLERGPAFGSLDLPDTITVTRKEDTLYIWSGKKRRSRINTHPENMERPIFEYTIHKPGLKPESLCIKETGYRLSFRIISASNMADIQNAGQQVAFFDMHSLTFPLVVRNVRPDDRFTPLGMTGSQKLKKFFINNKISRGKRANCPVLVSADKIIWVVGHRQGNLGKVTQSSGNVLKVQLSLA; from the coding sequence ATGTTTGAGACAAAGGATTCCGTCCTTGTCGGTGTTTCAGGTGGGCCCGATTCCGTGGCTCTTCTTCACCTTCTTCTTAAAATCGCTTCAGGACTTTCTCTCACCCTGGGTATTGCTCACCTAAATCATGGCATTCGCGGCATTGATTCAGACCGGGATGCCGAGTTTGTGAAATCCCTTGCCGGAAAGCTCGAATTGCCCTTTTATATTAAAAAAAAAGATGTCTTAAGCTATAAAAAAAATCACAAGCTTTCGCTGGAAGAGGCTGCCAGGAGGGTTCGATACGATTTTTTGTATCAAATTGCCGGAGAAAATAAGTACCATAAAATCGCTCTGGGTCACCATGCCAATGATAATGCGGAGCTGGTGCTTATGTATCTTTTCAGAGGCAGCGGGCCATCCGGTATTTCCGGCATACCACCGGTAAGGGATGATTTGCGTCAATATGGCAAAATAGTCCGTCCTTTATTAGGATTAACCAGGTATGAAATTATGGATTACCTGACTGCCAAAAAGCTGGAATATGTGACCGACATATCAAATGAAGATACAAAATTTCTTCGAAACAAGGTTCGCGGCGAATTAATCCCCTTATTAAAAGAATCATACAACCCCAGAATCATTGAAACGGTGAATCGCCTTTCATCGATTGTCAGATCTGATGAAGAATGGATTGAGGAGATGATTGCTCCTTTGTATGAAGATATTATTTTATATTCAAAAGAAAAAGAGATCGCCCTTTCAATCCCCAAAATGGTTCGAATCCATAAGGCTGCCCAGAGGCGAATCATACGCAGAGCGGTTGAAAGCATAAAAGGGGATTTAAGGCGCATTACCTTTTTCCATATTGCCTCTGTTATCAAACTTTTAGAAAGAGGTCCTGCTTTTGGAAGTCTCGATCTTCCAGATACCATCACGGTCACCAGAAAAGAGGACACCCTTTATATTTGGTCAGGTAAAAAAAGGCGTTCAAGAATTAACACCCACCCTGAAAATATGGAAAGACCTATTTTCGAGTACACCATTCATAAGCCAGGTCTAAAACCGGAATCTTTGTGTATTAAGGAAACAGGGTATCGTTTAAGCTTCCGTATCATCAGCGCCAGCAATATGGCAGACATCCAAAATGCTGGACAACAGGTGGCTTTTTTTGATATGCACAGTCTGACTTTTCCCTTGGTGGTGAGAAATGTTCGTCCGGATGATCGTTTTACCCCTTTGGGGATGACCGGCTCACAAAAGCTTAAAAAGTTTTTTATCAATAACAAAATTTCCAGAGGCAAGCGAGCCAACTGCCCTGTTCTTGTTAGCGCAGATAAAATTATCTGGGTAGTCGGCCACAGGCAGGGTAATTTGGGTAAAGTGACCCAATCCAGCGGAAACGTGCTTAAAGTTCAGCTTTCACTTGCCTAA